Proteins co-encoded in one Natronorubrum daqingense genomic window:
- a CDS encoding DUF7344 domain-containing protein, whose protein sequence is MDDAQPLQSTTVDELLTVLANHRCRRILWYFRESSTTVASVDDLVRALSDYTSEDESQLVVQLHHSALPRLDELGVLEYDSRSRTVRYWGNSAVESMMDAIAATIPQAVEA, encoded by the coding sequence ATGGACGATGCCCAACCACTGCAGTCCACGACCGTAGACGAACTGCTGACAGTGCTGGCCAATCACCGCTGTCGCAGAATCCTGTGGTACTTCCGTGAATCGTCGACGACAGTCGCCTCGGTTGACGACCTCGTTCGCGCACTCAGTGATTACACGAGCGAAGACGAATCGCAGTTAGTCGTTCAGTTGCACCACTCGGCACTCCCACGACTCGACGAACTGGGGGTCCTCGAGTACGATTCACGCAGCCGAACCGTTCGGTACTGGGGGAATTCGGCCGTCGAATCGATGATGGACGCGATCGCAGCGACCATCCCACAGGCTGTGGAAGCGTAA
- a CDS encoding Cdc6/Cdc18 family protein, protein MIVDDRVLREDFVPSEVVHRHDEVNLLSESLEPILDGHRADPAFCFGPTGVGKTCIARYTLAQLCEQEPAVSVAYVNCWQEYTRFRVLYGILESVGRTVDIHRSTPKDELFGRLRETNDSPIVVILDEVDQLEETAALYDLHRLGHVSLVLIANREEELFASFDDRVRSRLRAGTRVRFDRYGTDELAAILAERADNALEPGVITDAQRRTIADAASGDARVGIGILRSAARRASQQGHERVTDSVLEAAIPDARTAIRRKTVEGLIEHQRVLYDIVAEADEIEPGDLYDEYERRVDDPKTNRTLRNYLTKMVHYDLIEAVGERRGRTYRAVDDGAVD, encoded by the coding sequence GTGATCGTCGACGACCGCGTCCTGCGCGAGGATTTCGTCCCCAGCGAGGTGGTTCATCGCCACGACGAGGTGAACCTCCTTTCGGAGTCCCTCGAGCCGATACTGGACGGACACCGAGCAGATCCCGCGTTTTGCTTCGGTCCGACGGGCGTCGGAAAGACCTGCATCGCTCGATACACCCTCGCACAGCTGTGCGAACAGGAACCTGCGGTCTCGGTCGCCTACGTCAACTGCTGGCAAGAGTACACCCGATTTCGAGTGCTCTACGGCATCCTCGAGTCGGTCGGTCGAACGGTCGACATCCACCGATCGACGCCGAAAGACGAACTGTTCGGGCGGCTCCGAGAGACGAACGACAGTCCGATCGTCGTCATCTTAGACGAAGTCGACCAACTCGAGGAGACGGCCGCCCTCTACGACCTCCACCGGTTGGGACACGTCTCGCTCGTCCTGATCGCCAACCGCGAGGAGGAGTTGTTCGCGAGTTTCGACGATCGGGTGCGCTCGCGACTGCGGGCGGGAACGCGGGTCAGATTCGATCGCTACGGAACCGACGAACTCGCCGCGATCCTCGCCGAGCGGGCCGACAACGCCCTCGAGCCGGGTGTCATCACGGATGCCCAGCGACGGACCATCGCCGACGCTGCGTCCGGAGACGCCCGCGTGGGGATCGGCATCCTTCGCTCGGCCGCCAGACGAGCATCTCAGCAGGGTCACGAGCGCGTGACCGACTCCGTTCTCGAGGCAGCGATTCCGGACGCGCGGACGGCGATCCGACGGAAGACCGTCGAGGGGTTGATCGAACACCAGCGAGTGCTCTACGATATCGTCGCCGAAGCGGACGAGATCGAACCCGGCGACCTGTACGACGAGTACGAACGTCGAGTCGACGATCCAAAGACGAACCGGACGCTACGAAACTATCTGACGAAGATGGTCCACTACGACCTGATCGAAGCCGTCGGGGAGCGCCGCGGGCGGACGTACCGGGCCGTCGACGACGGCGCGGTCGACTGA
- a CDS encoding ubiquitin-like small modifier protein 1: MELELRFFATFREAVGQKEKQETFDDGMAVGDVLSTLEGEYEGLDGQLLDEDGERRSIRPQLSVLKNGRDVTHMDGPETPLEDGDRLSVFPPVAGG, translated from the coding sequence ATGGAACTCGAGTTGCGCTTTTTCGCGACCTTCCGCGAGGCTGTTGGGCAAAAAGAGAAACAGGAGACGTTCGACGACGGTATGGCCGTCGGGGACGTGCTCTCGACTCTCGAGGGCGAGTACGAAGGACTCGACGGGCAGTTACTCGACGAGGACGGTGAGCGACGCTCGATCCGGCCACAACTGAGCGTCTTGAAGAACGGCCGCGACGTGACGCACATGGACGGGCCGGAGACGCCACTCGAGGACGGCGACCGACTGTCGGTGTTCCCGCCGGTGGCGGGTGGGTAA